A single window of Bacteroidales bacterium DNA harbors:
- a CDS encoding alpha/beta hydrolase yields the protein MRKLIVLLPLITIFLYGCTSIEIKEKDVFDVKRTIDPSYFQNNAWQIQEVNFSSGKNLSLEGWFISHPASQGTVLYYGGNGFLMETAYETILSITERQMNLFVFNYRGYGKNPGTPTIAGIKADGMAAYNYLVQSRGIPPSEIIIHGHSLGSLIAGYVADQKAIAGLIVESPISEARFYQDKLLPKILRPFIRINIDSSLLVDSNIDRLSRLSVPLLVIVGKDDPITPPAMARKLYNIAATENKTIKILEKGGHNDLPERKDYQAFLGDFYKHSLKQNLTNKSTQSSSQ from the coding sequence ATGCGGAAATTAATTGTTCTACTCCCTTTAATAACCATTTTCCTATATGGCTGCACATCCATAGAGATCAAGGAAAAAGATGTATTTGATGTAAAACGGACCATTGATCCTTCCTATTTCCAAAACAATGCCTGGCAAATTCAAGAGGTCAACTTTTCCTCCGGGAAAAATCTTTCACTGGAAGGCTGGTTTATCAGCCATCCCGCCTCTCAGGGAACCGTCCTTTATTATGGAGGCAACGGCTTCCTGATGGAAACCGCCTATGAAACCATTCTTTCAATCACAGAACGGCAGATGAACCTCTTTGTATTCAATTATCGCGGCTACGGGAAGAATCCAGGTACACCTACAATAGCCGGAATAAAAGCCGATGGAATGGCAGCCTATAACTATCTGGTTCAATCCAGGGGCATTCCTCCATCTGAAATCATTATTCACGGCCACTCTTTAGGTTCATTGATAGCCGGTTATGTAGCCGATCAAAAAGCCATTGCCGGCCTGATAGTAGAATCGCCGATCAGTGAAGCGCGGTTTTACCAGGACAAACTGCTTCCCAAAATCCTGAGGCCATTTATCCGGATCAACATAGACAGCAGCCTGCTTGTTGACAGCAACATCGACCGGCTTTCACGCCTTTCTGTTCCCCTGCTGGTGATTGTCGGGAAGGATGACCCCATCACGCCTCCGGCCATGGCCAGAAAGCTTTACAACATAGCAGCGACAGAAAACAAAACCATTAAAATACTGGAAAAAGGCGGGCACAACGACCTGCCCGAAAGAAAAGATTACCAGGCCTTCCTAGGTGATTTCTATAAGCATTCTCTGAAACAAAACCTGACCAACAAAAGCACCCAATCATCAAGCCAATAG